One window of the Amycolatopsis mediterranei genome contains the following:
- a CDS encoding SDR family NAD(P)-dependent oxidoreductase, which produces MPKVLAVLGVGPGLGLSIAHRFGREGFTTALVSRTDARHADYRASLAGITAPTYTADVTDEAQLGAVLARITADAGEIDTVYFGPADATAGGGITPLTEAGAGSLRAAFDSLVVPAAKLVGAVLPGLLARGSGSLLFAGGLSGKYPMPMLGSLAPASAALRMYVLTLHAALRETGVHAGILTIGGLVERGDIHRMMTAQDHGFTVGTLDPDDIAEKAWSLYVQRDAEAEFTTTAAVQAR; this is translated from the coding sequence TTGCCGAAAGTGCTCGCCGTCCTGGGCGTCGGTCCCGGGCTCGGCCTGTCGATCGCCCACCGCTTCGGCCGCGAAGGCTTCACGACGGCGCTGGTTTCCCGCACCGACGCCCGGCACGCGGACTACCGTGCGTCGCTGGCCGGGATCACCGCCCCCACCTACACGGCCGACGTGACCGACGAAGCCCAGCTCGGGGCCGTGCTCGCCCGCATCACCGCCGACGCCGGCGAGATCGACACGGTGTACTTCGGGCCGGCCGACGCCACGGCCGGCGGGGGTATCACGCCCCTCACCGAGGCCGGCGCCGGCAGCCTGCGCGCGGCCTTCGATTCCCTGGTGGTCCCGGCGGCGAAACTCGTCGGAGCCGTGCTGCCGGGCCTGCTGGCGCGCGGTTCGGGTTCCCTGCTGTTCGCCGGCGGCCTGAGCGGCAAGTACCCGATGCCGATGCTCGGCAGTCTCGCCCCGGCGTCGGCGGCGCTGCGGATGTACGTGCTCACGCTGCACGCGGCCCTGCGGGAAACGGGCGTCCACGCCGGGATCCTGACCATCGGTGGCCTCGTCGAGCGCGGCGACATCCACCGCATGATGACCGCGCAGGACCACGGCTTCACCGTGGGAACGCTCGATCCGGACGACATCGCGGAGAAGGCGTGGTCGCTGTACGTCCAGCGCGACGCCGAAGCGGAGTTCACCACCACGGCGGCGGTTCAGGCGAGGTAG